The DNA sequence GTCGTGTCTGTTCGTTCATCGCAGCGGTTCTTTCGTTGGTAGCATCGGTCATCGTGCTCACGCCTCCCAGCCAAGTTGTTCGGTGGTGAAAACGGGACCGTCCTTGCATACTTTCAACCTGCCGTTCGGCGTATCGACCACACAGGCCACGCACGCCCCATACCCGCAGCCCATACGGGCCTCAAGGCTGAATTGGGCGGGAATACCACGGACACTTGCCCAGGCCGCAACTGCTTTCATCATCGGCGTCGGCCCACAGCAAAGGATGACCGGCAGCTGCTCGGACGCCTTGAGCTCGTCTTCAATCGAATTCAGCAAATCGATGACGTTGCCGTCCTTATTGCTGATGCTATGCATGCACTCGGCGTAAGGCTTCACCAACTCGTCCGCGAAATGAACGTCACGGTAACCGAAAACGGAAGTGACGTATGCAGCTTCACCACCGTCAGCCAGTGTCTGCGCCGCATAAAGCAGCGGCGGAATGCCTAATCCTCCGCCGACCAACACATAGTTGGCCCACCAAGCGCTGAAATCAAAGGGCTTGCCGAGAGGACCGAGTACGTTGACGGTGTCGCCGGCCTGCAACCGCGAGAATTCGCGCGTTCCGGCACCGACGATCTGATAGATGAGGGTCACGTCATCGTCCTCGACTCCGGCCACGCCGAACGGGCGAGGCAGAGCCATCGTGGCATCGACGGGATAGAGATTCACAAACTGTGCCGGCTTCACGGTTCGGGCGACATAAGGGTCCCGAATGACCAGTTCGTAGACACCTTCAGACAGCACCGACGTCGAAACTACCTCATCGGTGCGTCTTCCCGGCTTTCGTCCGGCTGCAGCGGCTTGTCGTTCGATGGTTTCCGTGGTGAGTGTGGGCATAAAAGCAGTTGCGCTCATGTCTCTCCTTCTGAAATTCTGTCAATTGATAAGTTTAAAAGTTATGATTATCAGTGCAGGGCTTTTCTCAAGTCGTCGCGCATCGCGATGGCTGAGGCTCGGGCACTGCGCCCTACCAAGTCAAGCGCTTCCTCCTTGGTCATTTCCTCGCGGTACTCCCCCGACTTCTTCCACGCGCCGATGATGCCACGAGACGAGTTGACGATGGCACCACGTCCGTTCTTGTCGAACATCTGTACGGCATCGGCGGCGGTACCGCCCTGTGCTCCGTAGCCGGGAACAAGGAAGAACGTATGTGGCATACGTTCGCGCAGTTTTCGGCCCTGTTCAGGATGGGTCGCCCCGATCACAGCACCCAGCCGCGAATAGCCATACTTCCCAACCGAATCAGCGCCCCAACCTTCCACGAGGTCAGCGACATGCTCGTACAGCCTGTCGCCATCGGCAAGTTCGAGTTCCTGAATCTCCTTGCTGGATGGGTTCGAAGTGCGTACGAGCGCAAACACGTCCTTGTCGGTTTGCTTGGCCGCGTCGGTGAATGGGATGATGCCATCGGTGCCGAAATAGGGATTTACGGTAACGGCATCCTCGCTCCACGGCTGGCCATTGCAGTCGTCTTTCAGAGAATTGACGCCGGTCAGATGCTTGGCGTACGCGGCGGCGGTCGAACCGATGTCACCTCGCTTGATGTCACCGAGCACATACAGTCCCTGCTTCTGCGCATATTCACAGGTCAAACGGTAGATATCAAAACCGATGGGACCGTATGCCTCATACATGGCGATTTGCGGCTTGACGGCCGGCACGATGTCTTTCACGGCGTCGATGATGGCGCAGTTGAACTCATAGAAGCCTTCAACGATCTCGGCACCCGGATCAGCCTGTTCCAAGGCATCTTTCGCAGCCTTGATCTTGGCTTCCATGCCATCGGCATTGTCGATTGAAGCCAGAACTCGCTGATCTCCAGGACTGTTGCTGCTCCTCAATCCTTTAATGAATGCCTCGAGATCCTTCTCGCTGAATTCGATCTCCATGGTGAAAGCCTGCGGAGGCACCAGCGCCTGTGTAGGATCCAACCCGACGACGCTGGGATTGTCTTTGGCTTCGATTGCCTCAATCAGTCGATCCATTGTTTGCCTCGTTTTCTAGGTTTTCTAAACTGTTCTGTTATGGATTATCACAGTTATTTTAACTGTTCTACTCATTTATATATCAGTTGGGATTTCGCTTAAACTGCCCTTGAGCTGTCTTCTTTACTCCCGGAGCCATTCGATAACCTGCTAAACACCAGCTTTGAACCGATAATCGTGGCCATCGGCCTGCCGGTGAGTTTCCAGCCGTCGAACGGGGTGTTGCGCCCTTTGGAATGAAACTTTGAAGAATCCACCGTCCATTCGTTGTGGGTATCGATCAACGTCAGATCGACATTTTCGGGGTGCTCGACCTTGCTCAGATCCAACGTCCGTTTCGTCGCGCACTTCGCCGAGGTGTTGAGCAGCATCGCGACATCAGTCGGTGTGTGGCCCATCAGCCGTTCCGGTTCCAAGGACATAAGCTCGATCAACCGTTCGTCACTGATGGCACCGCCCTCGACCAAGACCTTGCGGCAGACACCATACGCACATTCCAATCCGATAATGCCGTTTGGCGCATCAGCCAAGCCGGAAGCTTTTTCGGCGGCGGTATGCGGAGCGTGGTCAGTGGCGATCATATCGACGGTTCCGTCTGCAATCGCGGCAACGGTCGCACGCCTGTCCGCCTCGCTT is a window from the Bifidobacterium sp. ESL0745 genome containing:
- the pyrF gene encoding orotidine-5'-phosphate decarboxylase encodes the protein MDRLIEAIEAKDNPSVVGLDPTQALVPPQAFTMEIEFSEKDLEAFIKGLRSSNSPGDQRVLASIDNADGMEAKIKAAKDALEQADPGAEIVEGFYEFNCAIIDAVKDIVPAVKPQIAMYEAYGPIGFDIYRLTCEYAQKQGLYVLGDIKRGDIGSTAAAYAKHLTGVNSLKDDCNGQPWSEDAVTVNPYFGTDGIIPFTDAAKQTDKDVFALVRTSNPSSKEIQELELADGDRLYEHVADLVEGWGADSVGKYGYSRLGAVIGATHPEQGRKLRERMPHTFFLVPGYGAQGGTAADAVQMFDKNGRGAIVNSSRGIIGAWKKSGEYREEMTKEEALDLVGRSARASAIAMRDDLRKALH
- a CDS encoding dihydroorotate dehydrogenase electron transfer subunit → MPTLTTETIERQAAAAGRKPGRRTDEVVSTSVLSEGVYELVIRDPYVARTVKPAQFVNLYPVDATMALPRPFGVAGVEDDDVTLIYQIVGAGTREFSRLQAGDTVNVLGPLGKPFDFSAWWANYVLVGGGLGIPPLLYAAQTLADGGEAAYVTSVFGYRDVHFADELVKPYAECMHSISNKDGNVIDLLNSIEDELKASEQLPVILCCGPTPMMKAVAAWASVRGIPAQFSLEARMGCGYGACVACVVDTPNGRLKVCKDGPVFTTEQLGWEA